ACTGGAGCTGAGGATGGAGTGGCTGCTACCAGAGTGTAGAGATAGACTGGCTGTCTATGATGGTTTAACACCTACTGATACTCACCTCATCACCTCGTAAGTTTATAAATACATATAGAGCtattggatcttaatttgacctgtaTTCTCGCACCAAAATattcctgcaacaacagggttTGAATGTTTGCTTGATTAGTTGTTAGGGTATCAGTTGACCAAAATTAGGCTACATggaaagtgcaatactgttaatataatcgTGTGTTAGAGTTTTCAGGCAATTCATGTAAATCATGAAGCTCGTCTTCATTTCCTGAGGTGCGGGAAAATTCTTACCAACAAAacgtcaaatgaagatcctatatctgtacaatacatgtaactgccaaaataactGGCAAGTTGTCCATTACAGTGTGTTAGCTACCAtggatagaagaagagatctcagtgactttgaaagagaggtctcaaaggagcatagggggtttaaacggtgtgtgtgtgtgtgtgtgtgtgtgtgtgtgtgtgtgtgtgtgtgtgtgtgtgtgtgtgtgcctcagtcaccagatctcaacccaattgaaaacttatgggagattctggagtggcacctgggacagtgttttccaccaccatcaacaaaataacaaatgatggaatttcttgtggaagaactgtgccgcatccctccaatagagatTCAGAAACTCTTGGTGGACCAACATCATATTAAGACACTATGCTGGTGTTTCCTTAATTTAGTCAGTTACCTGTACATccagtatagacagacagggtgtAAAGACAGACTACATGATGCTTTAACACCAACAGACATCCACCTCAACACCTAGTGACTTTATGTTGATGTTCTATACGCTAACATCCTCACACACAGCACAGATGCCCTCATTACCATATTtagcacactctctctctctctctctctctctctctctctctctctctctctctgtctctcactctctctctgtctcactctctctctgtctctctgtctctgtctctctgtctctctgtctctctctctctctgtctctctctctgtctctctgtctctgtctctgtctctctgtctctctgtctctctctctctctctctctctctctgtctctctgtctctctctctctctctctctgtctctctgtctctctgtctctgtctctctgtctctctgtctctgtctctctgtctctgtctctctgtctctgtctctctctctctgtctctctctctctctgtctctctctctctgtctctctgtctctgtctctgtctctgtctctgtctctctgtctctgtctctgtctctctctctcgctctccccccccctctctctctctctgtctcactctctctctctctctctctctctcacactctgtctctgtctctctctctctccaccaccaccagtctGTATGGCTGCAGCAGACAAGAGCGTGTTGTTCATGTGTTGTCATCAGGAGAGTGGATGACAGTGGTCTGGAAACAGGGTCTCTACAACTACAAAGACCCCTTCTCCCTGTCTGCACAGGCCTGGACCACTGAAAGTGAGGTTCATCATTTTGTTATTAAAGTGTTCCAATATGTTGCTCTCTTACACAAGGACTTTACAAACACTTTCTTCCTTTcacattcatcatcatcaatcccccatccttctccctctctctccctatctctcccccatccctctcacttcctctccccccccccccccccccccccccccccccccccctctctctcagtgtgttcCTCCAACATAGAGCTGCAGCCAGTATCAGGGGTACAGGGTAGTCTACGTACCCCCTTCTATCCCAGCTACTACCCACCAGACACCAACTGTACCTGGACATTCACTGTGAGTGTTATACTGTACATCCCCTTCTACTGTATTATATTGTTTTCTACTGTCTTCTACTGtcatctactgtattttactgtcaTCTACTATCTATCTACTTTCTTCTGTTGTATTATATTGTCCTCTACTATCTTATATTGTCTTCTACTGTCTTTTACTGTCTGCTTCTGTCTTCTAATGTCTTCTACTGTCTTATATTGTCAACTACTGTCTTCTACTGTCGTATATTGTCTGCTACTGTCTGCTAGTGTCTTCTACTCTTATATTGTATTCTACTGTTTTCTACTGTCTTATATTGTATTACACTGTCTGCTACTGTCTTCTACTATCTTATATTGTATTACACTGTCTGCTACTGTCTTCTACTATCttatattgtattatactgtCTGCTACTGTCTGCTACTGTCTTCTACTGTCTTTTACTGTCTTTTACTGTCTTATATTGTCATCTACTGTCTTCTACTATcttctattgtattatattgtatgctACTGCCTTCTACTGTTTCTAACAAGTCATAACATGGGACCATTCTGTTTTATTATGCTGTATTCcattttatgtctgtctgtctgtctgtctgtctgtctgtctgtctgtctgtctgtctgtctgtctgtgtgtgtgtgtgtcctaggtGCCCTCTGCAGACTATGGACTATCACTGGAGTTTGAAGGTTATGAGCTGAGCAGGGCCAACTATAACCAGGCCTGTACACAGGGACAGTGGATGGTACAGAACCGCaggtacacatgcacacacacacacacacacacacacacacacacacacacacacacacacacacacacacacacacacacacacacacacacacacacacacacacacacacacacacacacacacacacacacacacacacacacacacacacacaccacacacacacacctgtttgatcTGTATAATTTGACCTGTGTCTCTGCCTCAGGTTCTGTGGGACGAGAGGTCTCCAGCCGTATGCTGAGcgcctctacctcctctccacgGCAACCAGAGTTGTCATGACGTCCGAGGTGTCAATCACAGGGCCTGGACTCCAGGTCCACTACAGCCTCTTCAACCAATCAGATCGTGAGTCTGGGGCATGGATGACAAACATTGGTCAAGGGTTTGACCTCAGACCTAGAGTTAGGGTGAAGGTGCTATAGGTAATCTTTctctacagactgtctgtctgtttaaccaATCAGATCGTGAGTTATTTTGAACAAGGTGTTTAGGGTGATTTTTAGGTTGTGTGCTGAAATGATGTTCCGTGACAGATGAAGAGATGAGAAAGTGGAAGAAATGATGTGCTTGTGACATACAGTAAGGTGTGTTTGTATTACATACTACTGGTCGTAacaggctgttgaggggaggacagctcataatattGTCTGGAATAGAATGGTATGatccacatggaaaccacgttgttgatgtgtttgataccattccactgactccattccaaccattatgatgagccgtcctcccctcagcagcctccactgggtaGGAAGCATATTCATAAATAATACTTCCTACATCCGAAAGATGTTCATGTACTCTATTTGGGTGTCTTGAAAGTGCGTGTGTTCATGTGTTCCATCCTGTCCTGGTCGGTTCCTGGGTTCTCTAaatggtctgtgtgttccatcctgtcctggtcagttcctgggtTCTCTAAATGGTCTGTGGGTTCCATCctgtcctggtcagttcctgggtTCTCTAaatggtctgtgtgttccagcctgtcctggtcagttcctgtgTACTCTAaatggtctgtgtgttccatcctgtcctggtcagttcctgtgTACTCTAaatggtctgtgtgttccatcctgtcctggtcagttcctgtgTACTCTAaatggtctgtgtgttccagcctgtcctggtcagttcctgtgTACTCTAaatggtctgtgtgttccagcctgtcctggtcagttcctgtgTACTCTAaatggtctgtgtgttccatcctgtcctggtcagttcctgtgTACTCTAaatggtctgtgtgttccagcctgtcctggtcagttcctgggtTCTCTAaatggtctgtgtgttccagcctgtcctggtcagttcctgtgTACTCTAaatggtctgtgtgttccagcctgtcctggtcagttcctgtgTACTCTAaatggtctgtgtgttccagcctgtcctggtcagttcctgtgTACTCTAaatggtctgtgtgttccagCCTGTGACGGCATCAAAGACTGCCCCAACGGACTGGACGAGAGGAACTGTGGTCAGTTCACCAAGCTAAAACACATTCATAACATTCAAATTGTGAACCATTTATAAGGCATTTACATTTCATTGAGCCTCGTGCATGTAGCCATGATTGTTGAAAAGGCCAAATCCTCACTGGAAATCCCTGTGGAACTACAGTCTTCATACATTACTCAATGACATCTAGCGAGATGAGAGGAACATTCAACagttaaaacatatatatattagtaatgataaaaatgttaaaataatcTGTTTCAAGTTAGGGACAATCAACGGGCTGTATAGCATGTATCATTAGCACCAAATGGCTGATTGATTGACActcaatttgtgtgtgtgtcccagtgtgtATAGCCCAGTACCAGTGTCCAGAGGACAGTCAGTGTGTTGACTACTTCAAGGTGTGTGACCAGCACCCAGACTGCCTTGAGGCCATGGATGAAGAGAACTGCACAGAGGGTAactctaactgtgtgtgtgtgtctgtgtgtgtgtgtgtacacaagtttgtggtgtattgatacataatgtgtgtgtgtctctaggtGTACAGTGTACAGACAAgacgtatgtgtgtgtctctaggTGTACAGTGTACAGACAAGACGTATGTGTGTGCTGATGGGACGTGTCTGAAGAAGCCGAACCCAGAGTGTGACTTCATCACCGACTGTCCTGATGCCTCCGATGAGAGACACTGTGGTGAGacaagaagacacacacacagacacacacgcacacatacacacgcgcgcacacacacacacacacacacacacacacacacacacacacacacacacacacacacacacatttatgtatctctgattgtgtgtgtgcgtatctgcgtgcatttctgtgtgtgtgtgtgtgtttgtgtttccatacctgtgtgtgtgtcctcttgcCAGACTGTGGTCTGAGGCAGTTCACCAGTCGCGTTGTGGGAGGAGTCAACGCTACTGAAGGGGAGTGGCCATGGCAGGTCAGCCTTCAGATCGGTGGACGTCATGTCTGTGGGGGGGCTCTGGTCTCCAGCCAATGGGTGGTGTCCGCTGCCCACTGTTTCTATGATGACCGGTGAGTACAGGAACAGAGCAACAGGAAGTGTTGTTTCTTCTTCTTGTTGTCTACCATTCTCTTTTCCTTTATTCTCCTTAacctcccgtcctctcctctcctctcctctcctctcctctcctctcctctcctctcctctcctctcctctcctctcctctcctctcctctcctctcctctccttctccttctccctcgcctcgCCTCTCGATTCCTCTCCTCTtgactcctctgctcctctcgtctcctcttctcaactcctctccttctcctctgctctcctctcccctctcctctcatctctcctcgctccatccctctctttcgcCCTCCACCACCCCAAGTCTTTACTTTCCTAGCGtgtaaacaggaagagagagaattaaaatgttccctctctccccatccatctcccctctccctcagtctctctcccagaGCGTGGACGGTCTACCTAGGTAAGTTCCTATTGAACCGCAGCAGTCAGATGGAGGATGCCATTCGGGTGCAACAGATCCTCCTGCACCAGTACTACGATGACGAGACACACGATTATGACTTGGCTTTGCTGCGACTAGAGAGACCTGCCGCCCCAGGCACCCTGGCCCAGCCCGCCTGCCTGCCTTCACCTACACACCAGCAAGAACCTGAGCTACTCTGTTGGGTCACGGGCTGGGGGGCGCTACGTgaaggaggtgaggagggagggagggagggtgtttaGGGAGGTTTTATAAAGGCAAAGATCTGTTCATGTATTCAGTTCTATATATTCCTCCAAACACTTACAGCAGCACAAATACATAAAAACGAGAGAGCAAAAAAAAGGAAAATGTATTTTAAGAAAGGTAACCTATCACGCCCAATACGTTTCCACCAGTAGGATGAACAGTAAAGCTTGATTCCAGATAAGGAAGTCTACCTGTAACTCTCCATGGAAACACTGTGGTTGACCTCTCAcctttgacctctcacctctgaccCCAGGCACTCCCAGTAACGTGCTGCAGAAGGTGGACGTGCGTCTGGTGAGCGAGGAGGCCTGCTTCCGTTCCTACGGTTACATGGTCACTCCCAGGATGTTGTGTGCCGGCTACCGCAGCGGAGAGAAGGATGCCTGTCAGGTACAGGAAGTGATTTCAGAATAgacccacacacactcagtgcACAGATTGATTGGTTGGCACCCCAGGTGAGGGAGGGTACAGGGGGTTTCAGAGTAgacccacacacactcagtgcACAGACTGATTGGTTGGCACCCCAGGTGAGGGAGGGTACAGGGGGTTTCAGAGTAGACCCACACACACTCTGTGCACAGACTGATTGGTTGGCACCCCAGGTGAGGGAGGGTACAGGGGGTTTCAGAGTAgacccacacacactcagtgcACAGACTGATTGGTTGGCACCCCAGGTGAGGGAGGGTACAGGGGGTTTCAGAGTAGACCCACACACACTCAATGCACAGATTGATTGGTTGGCACCCCAGGTGAGGGAGGGTACAGGGGGTTTCAGAGTAgacccacacacactcagtgcACAGACTGATTGGTTGGCACCCCAGGTGAGGGAGGGTACAGGGGGTTTCAGAGTAGTAGGAGCCGGGAAAAGAGAAAGCAGCAAGTTCAATGTCCTTTAACATCTGAACCTTTCTGCTACCGTTTAGCTAAATTAAAACTTTTTCATcttctctctcttactttctctatgctgcctccctcccccttctttcccccgtctctctctctctctctctctctctccctccctctttcccaggGTGACTCGGGCGGTCCGTTGGTCTGCCAGGAGAACTCGGGTCGTTGGTTCCTAGCGGGCGTGGTCAGCTGGGGAAAGGGGTGTGGCCGGGCCGACTACTACGGCGTCTACACCCGCGTCACCAAACTCACCGGCTGGATCAAAGAACACATCTCTGGACCTGGCTGACCTTCATCAttctcaccatcatcatcatcatcccaaaACATTGTTATCATGTAGTAATTGTTGTGATCTATTCTCTGTGTCAGTCCTTAGTATATTTAGATGTCCGTCAGGGTTTTAACAGTGTCATTGACCTTCTGGCACCAAAGTTCATCAACCTAACAAGCAGACTTTCTGTCTCCTCTGGGCAAATACACACTCTGCAGTATTGGCCTCTACATTCAACACTGCCACCTAGTGGAAGTTGTTAGAATTACAACATAATTAAGAACTACCATGCCAAGGCAATAGGCCcctcaaattcaaatctggacctTAAAGCTCCACTGCTTTTGTTCATTCATCCCCTAATCAGGGATGGATTTACACCtgtgacaccaggtgtgtgcaattaattatcaggtagaacagaaaaccagcagtactctgcACCTCGTAGGGTTAGATTTGAATGCACCTGCAATCGTCTTTGATTCCTTCATCAAATGTTTGTCTGTTTATATACTGCTGTGGATTGGAATGGGTTATGCACAGATCATTTCAGTCAGTGCACTACACTTGAAATGCTGATTGCTTTCAGTGTATTTCATTACATGATCTAAGGTTTCTGATGAAAGCCATTGAAGGCCGAAACGTCAATCTTTAAAATGGTGAGCGTGACTTGCGCCGTTTCCTTTTCAATTACATGATGTTCATCATTGAAAATTAGAGCTAGAGCTTGTAAACCTTTCAAAACACGAGGGAATCCTAActgccaccctattccctctgggctctggtctaaagtagtgcactatatagggaatagggcgccatttggaaCGCCAACCATGAGGGTCGGAGTCATCAGGAGGttaactggcaccctattccctctgggctctggtctaaagtagtgcactatatagggaatagggcgccatttggaaCGCCAACCATGAGGGTCGGAGTCATCAGGAGGttaactggcaccctattccctctgggctctggtttaaagtagtgcactatatagggaatagggcgccatttggaaCGCCAACCATGAGGGTCGGAGTCATCAGGAGGTTTCATCAATAAACCAGCAAAACTGTAAGGGTTTTATTGGAGTGTTAAATTAGAACGGGATGTTTCTGAGTACTGTTGGGTCTGGTACCCAGAGAGAGTCTAGTCtattacagacagaaaacacagacacacacagacacacacacacacacacacacacacacacacacacacacacacacacacacacacacacacacacacacacacacacacaccagtggaggctgttgaggggaggatggtTCATAATAAAGGAGCCAATAGAATGGTATGATCCACATGAAACCACGttgttgatgtgtttgataccattccactgactccattccaaccattatgatgagccgtcctcccctcagcagcctccactgatacacacacacacccacgcacgcacgcacacacacacacacgcacgcacacatatacAAACAACACCATAACAAGAGGTAAACAAGAGCTGCAGGACTCATTAATTAATAACGATGATtattattagagagagagaacacctcaGGCTGGTATTGCCACTGTGTTGCAGTATGGCACTGCAGTTCTGTGTGTCCCAGGCTGCCCCTCAGTAAAGTGTTGGGTGGGGTCAGAGATAGTTGTGGTGGCCTAGTCTGTAATTACAGCTTTATACATGGAGccagtctgtgtctgtttgtgcatgcatgtgctagtgatagtgtgtgtgtgtgtgtgtgtgtgtgtgtgtgtgtgtgtgtgtgtgtgtgtgtgtgtgtgtgtgtgtgtgtgtgtgtgtgtgtgtgtgtgtgtgtgtgtgtgtgtgtgtgtgagagagagagtgccatTCTGTCTCATAGTATAAACACAAACTTCACTCTTTCAAAAAACGTCTTTAATACACAAAAACGTATAGAATATAAACATCAATAGTATTCATGTATAAAACAAATAACACATGTACTTATAAACACAATTTCTCACCCATCGTTTTTTTAAAGCACCAATTCACTGACATCATTCCTTGAGATTATAAAAGTTTACTAGCGTTAGTGTGATCAATCACCCTCTCAAACAGTGAGGTTACAGATCAGCCATGGTTGGAGGCCAGTGGGAATGTGTTTCATCCCCCTGAGACCCTCTCAGACAGTGAGGTTACAGATCAGCCATGGTTGGAGGCCAGTGGGAATGTGTTTCATCCCCCTGAGACCCTCTCAGACAGTGAGGTTACAGATCAGCCACGTGTGGAGGCCAGTGTGTTTCATCCCCCTGAGACCCTCTCAGACAGTGAGGTTACAGATCAGCCACGTGTGGTGGCCAGTAGGAATGTGCTTCATCCCCCTGAGACCCTCTCAGACAGTGAGGTTACAGATCAGCCACGTGTGGAGGCCAGTAGGAATGTGTTTCATCCCCCTGAGACCCTCTCAGACAGTGAGGTTACAGATCAGCCAtggttgagagagacagagacacagagagacagagagagagagagacagagagagacagagagagagagtatagtggaggtctgtgtgtgtctgcacctGTATAACTCCTGGAACACTGAGAACTGGTCCTTCCATTAAACCAGCTGTGCTTTACAAAGTGTCCCTCTGATACACTGAGTAGGCAGCCTTTCTCTTTAACAAAGTGTCCCTCTGATACACTGAGTAGGCAGCCTTTCCCTTTAACAAAGTGTCCCTCTGATACACTGAGTAGGCAGCCTTTCCCTTTAACAAAGTGTCCCTCTGATACACTGAGTAGGCAGCCTTTCTCTTTAACAAAGTGTCCCTCTGATACACTGAGTAGGCAGCCTTTCTCTTTAACAAAGTGTCCCTCTGATACACTGAGTAGGCAGCCTTTCTCTTTAACAAAGTGTCCCTCTGATACACTGAGTAGGCAGCCTTTCCCTTTAACAAACTGGAACTGGTTTATACTGTGTAACACAGTGAGGGGAATAGACAAACACTACAGCTTGGTTGGAGGTAGAAACCAGTGCTGTGTTACCCCCTGCCTTTGACCCTGTGTGATTAAGTCCCTGATACATGCATACCATTACTCAAACTCTATTTCtagtccttcctctctctctctctctctctctctcctctttcctctcgctctctctctctctcctttcaggccctctctgtgtgtgtttgtgttggcaACAGCCTCTTAAGCGCGGTAGGTAAAATCCCTACATCCAACAAGCCTGCCAAGaaagcctcacacacacacacacacacacgtgcgggCACGTCAAACAcacaaagagagaaggagagccaAGAAAGCTTCACTCAGCTCAACCTCAGGGGGGAGAAGCTTTAGAAAACCCCAGGTCCTTTCTCCTCCCACACAATAAGATGTGCTGCTGTTACTGTACGTTAGTCGTTGTTATCATGCAGCTCTTACTAATATACTGTGTCTGAAAGGAGGATCACATTTACATATATCTGGTTTACTTTAGGCCAGAGAATGTTCCCACAGGAAAAACAACGTTGATTTACATGAGTCGGCAGCTCTTCCTCAGTTCAtgctactctactgtaatgtttacattaGTTAGTTAATTCGTTAGTTTACACTAGAAAGGGCCGATCTTAGAGATGTCCTAACTTGAGGggtcgtgaccccactctcccatCTGGGATACATTCTCAGAGACTTTCTGCCTTACCCTTTCTATctttctatttccctctctccttctctctcatgagaatgtagtctcctc
This genomic stretch from Oncorhynchus clarkii lewisi isolate Uvic-CL-2024 chromosome 13, UVic_Ocla_1.0, whole genome shotgun sequence harbors:
- the LOC139424403 gene encoding transmembrane protease serine 6 isoform X1; amino-acid sequence: MALGHGSKKSRSCDLEVAPAPVDLPLEWVGPGNEASMTSSKMLRRPCRCLLAFLIIVTIIILSGGATLAWYFLEYRVWVLEPRVQQQYTARLSILNRNYSSGLSSHTSPAFTAQAKEVQDMVRRIVKGSDLSRYFNSTKVFAFGEGSVVAHFWLVLSVPDSHVGKVTMERVSSCIHSLLGAYRGSDREETANYGEYLLHLPSFSITETDPKVVELLKASFDCYRYQVVSSSTAVAMRGPNTQRSSCLWHLRAPQGSSTQSFRLELRMEWLLPECRDRLAVYDGLTPTDTHLITSLYGCSRQERVVHVLSSGEWMTVVWKQGLYNYKDPFSLSAQAWTTEMCSSNIELQPVSGVQGSLRTPFYPSYYPPDTNCTWTFTVPSADYGLSLEFEGYELSRANYNQACTQGQWMVQNRRFCGTRGLQPYAERLYLLSTATRVVMTSEVSITGPGLQVHYSLFNQSDPCPGQFLCTLNGLCVPACPGQFLCTLNGLCVPSCPGQFLCTLNGLCVPACPGQFLGSLNGLCVPACPGQFLCTLNGLCVPACPGQFLCTLNGLCVPACPGQFLCTLNGLCVPACDGIKDCPNGLDERNCVCIAQYQCPEDSQCVDYFKVCDQHPDCLEAMDEENCTEGVQCTDKTYVCADGTCLKKPNPECDFITDCPDASDERHCDCGLRQFTSRVVGGVNATEGEWPWQVSLQIGGRHVCGGALVSSQWVVSAAHCFYDDRLSPRAWTVYLGKFLLNRSSQMEDAIRVQQILLHQYYDDETHDYDLALLRLERPAAPGTLAQPACLPSPTHQQEPELLCWVTGWGALREGGTPSNVLQKVDVRLVSEEACFRSYGYMVTPRMLCAGYRSGEKDACQGDSGGPLVCQENSGRWFLAGVVSWGKGCGRADYYGVYTRVTKLTGWIKEHISGPG
- the LOC139424403 gene encoding transmembrane protease serine 6 isoform X3 — its product is MALGHGSKKSRSCDLEVAPAPVDLPLEWVGPGNEASMTSSKMLRRPCRCLLAFLIIVTIIILSGGATLAWYFLEYRVWVLEPRVQQQYTARLSILNRNYSSGLSSHTSPAFTAQAKEVQDMVRRIVKGSDLSRYFNSTKVFAFGEGSVVAHFWLVLSVPDSHVGKVTMERVSSCIHSLLGAYRGSDREETANYGEYLLHLPSFSITETDPKVVELLKASFDCYRYQVVSSSTAVAMRGPNTQRSSCLWHLRAPQGSSTQSFRLELRMEWLLPECRDRLAVYDGLTPTDTHLITSLYGCSRQERVVHVLSSGEWMTVVWKQGLYNYKDPFSLSAQAWTTEMCSSNIELQPVSGVQGSLRTPFYPSYYPPDTNCTWTFTVPSADYGLSLEFEGYELSRANYNQACTQGQWMVQNRRFCGTRGLQPYAERLYLLSTATRVVMTSEVSITGPGLQVHYSLFNQSDPCDGIKDCPNGLDERNCVCIAQYQCPEDSQCVDYFKVCDQHPDCLEAMDEENCTEGVQCTDKTYVCADGTCLKKPNPECDFITDCPDASDERHCDCGLRQFTSRVVGGVNATEGEWPWQVSLQIGGRHVCGGALVSSQWVVSAAHCFYDDRLSPRAWTVYLGKFLLNRSSQMEDAIRVQQILLHQYYDDETHDYDLALLRLERPAAPGTLAQPACLPSPTHQQEPELLCWVTGWGALREGGTPSNVLQKVDVRLVSEEACFRSYGYMVTPRMLCAGYRSGEKDACQGDSGGPLVCQENSGRWFLAGVVSWGKGCGRADYYGVYTRVTKLTGWIKEHISGPG
- the LOC139424403 gene encoding transmembrane protease serine 6 isoform X2, with the translated sequence MALGHGSKKSRSCDLEVAPAPVDLPLEWVGPGNEASMTSSKMLRRPCRCLLAFLIIVTIIILSGGATLAWYFLEYRVWVLEPRVQQQYTARLSILNRNYSSGLSSHTSPAFTAQAKEVQDMVRRIVKGSDLSRYFNSTKVFAFGEGSVVAHFWLVLSVPDSHVGKVTMERVSSCIHSLLGAYRGSDREETANYGEYLLHLPSFSITETDPKVVELLKASFDCYRYQVVSSSTAVAMRGPNTQRSSCLWHLRAPQGSSTQSFRLELRMEWLLPECRDRLAVYDGLTPTDTHLITSLYGCSRQERVVHVLSSGEWMTVVWKQGLYNYKDPFSLSAQAWTTEMCSSNIELQPVSGVQGSLRTPFYPSYYPPDTNCTWTFTVPSADYGLSLEFEGYELSRANYNQACTQGQWMVQNRRFCGTRGLQPYAERLYLLSTATRVVMTSEVSITGPGLQVHYSLFNQSDPCPGQFLCTLNGLCVPACDGIKDCPNGLDERNCVCIAQYQCPEDSQCVDYFKVCDQHPDCLEAMDEENCTEGVQCTDKTYVCADGTCLKKPNPECDFITDCPDASDERHCDCGLRQFTSRVVGGVNATEGEWPWQVSLQIGGRHVCGGALVSSQWVVSAAHCFYDDRLSPRAWTVYLGKFLLNRSSQMEDAIRVQQILLHQYYDDETHDYDLALLRLERPAAPGTLAQPACLPSPTHQQEPELLCWVTGWGALREGGTPSNVLQKVDVRLVSEEACFRSYGYMVTPRMLCAGYRSGEKDACQGDSGGPLVCQENSGRWFLAGVVSWGKGCGRADYYGVYTRVTKLTGWIKEHISGPG